AGGATCCGGACCCTGCAGCTCAGGTTGCCCTCGATCCCGAGGAAGCCGAGCGAGAGTCAAAGTCCGTCCTGATTGGGGGCGGCTTGGTGGCAGGTTCGGCTGCAGGTGCAGCCGTTGGTGCCGTGGTTGCAGGGCCGGTCGGTGTATTGGTCGGCGGCACGATTGGGGCTGTTGCCGGCGCGATTGGCGGCGGCGCTGCCGGCGAGTTGGTAAATCCAGAAAGTACGACCAGTGCTGACGACGCGCCAAAGGATGCCGAAGGCACCCATCGCGGCATCCCGCCACGCTGACGCACCTTGCAATCCAGGAGGCTGTCGGACTTGGGCCCAATTGAGTGCGATTGATCGGCGTGACGTCTTTTTTGAGGAGGCAACGCGCTGATCGAACGCTCACAGCGGTTGGCAAGGCAAGGCGCCATGAGGCCACCTTGAACCACCCAGAACCCGGTTTGGACGTGATCAGAGCACACATCTGCCGCCTTCGCACGAATCCCCCGAAACTGAAAATCGACTCTCGCCAGCGTTCCCGCCCTGTCAAAGCGCTCCGAGTCAAGCGCTGCCCGTTTTCAACCCGCTGGCGCCCAGCCTCAGTCTGGCAGCACCGCCGTCACCTCGATCTCGATCTTCGCCCGTTCCTCCACCAGAGCGGCCACCTGCACGCAGGTCATCGCCGGGAAGTTTCGGCCCATGACTTCGCGGTAGACCACACCGATTTCCTTCAGCCGGGCGTTGTATTCCACCCGGTCCACGATGTACCAGGTCATGCGCGCCATGTGCTCGGGGCCTGCGCCGCCGGCCCTCAAGACGGCGGCGATGTTGCGCAGGGCCTGGCGGGTCTGCGCCACGAAATCGTCGCTTTCAAACTGCTGGCTGGCATTCCAGCCGATCTGGCCGCCGACAAAAAGCAGGGCCCCGCGCGCCAGGATGCCGTTGGCATACCCCTTGGGTTCGGCCCAGTCGGGCGGCTGGAGTCTGGTGATCATGGGGTTTCCGGGTGGGCCTGGAGGTAGGGCAGCAAGGCATCGCGCAGGTCGTCGGGGATGCGCACTGCCTTGCCGTGTGGAACCTGCGAATACACCACCACGCCGTCTGCTCTTAATTTGAGAGCGCTTGGTGCGCCCGGCGCCTGCGCAGAA
This DNA window, taken from Polaromonas hydrogenivorans, encodes the following:
- a CDS encoding RidA family protein yields the protein MITRLQPPDWAEPKGYANGILARGALLFVGGQIGWNASQQFESDDFVAQTRQALRNIAAVLRAGGAGPEHMARMTWYIVDRVEYNARLKEIGVVYREVMGRNFPAMTCVQVAALVEERAKIEIEVTAVLPD